The Moorena producens PAL-8-15-08-1 genomic interval ATCCAGCTTAACCGATACTCAGCTCAGCTATGAGCTTATTTGTGTCGATGATGGCTCAACAGATGGTTCAACCCAACTGCTCAAGGAGCAAGTCCTCTCCCGCACTGATTTGCGAGGGGTAATTTTGCGTCGCAACTATGGTCAAACTGCTGCCATGGCAGCTGGGTTTAATTATGCTCGCGGTCGTGCCATTGTTACCTTAGATGGTGACCTACAAAATGATCCAGCCGACATTCCCATGCTGCTTGCCAAACTGGAGGAAGGGTATGACTTGGTTAGTGGCTGGCGTAAAAATCGGCAGGATGCGGCGGTGACTCGCTTACTGCCATCCAAAATTGCCAACTGGCTGATTGGACGCACCACTGGGGTTAAACTCCATGACTATGGCTGTTCTCTGAAAGCTTATCGCTCGGAATTGGTAGCGGACATGAACCTCTACGGTGAGTTACATCGGTTTTTACCAGCCTTAGCATATATTGAGGGGGCAAGAATTAGCGAGTTACCCGTGCGTCACCATGCTCGTCGCTATGGTAGTAGTAAGTATGGTCTGGGGCGAACGTTCCGGGTGCTAATGGATTTGTTGACCATCTTCTTCATGAAGAAATTCCTCACCCGACCCATGCATGTATTTGGATTACTAGGTCTGAGTTCCCTAGGCACGGGCATAATCATTGGGGCTTATCTGACCATTCTCAAGCTAGGTCTGAATCAAGAAATCGGGGATCGGCCTTTACTGATCTTGGCAGTACTCTTGATCTCAACTGGTGTACAACTGTTTAGTCTTGGTCTACTGGGGGAACTACTGATGCGTACTTACCACGAATCTCAGGGAAGACCGATTTATCGGGTCAGAGAAGTAGTGTCTTCTAATGTTGAGCAACCTTAGTCATATCACTTGGAAATCAAGTTGGTTAGTGGCTAACCAAAGTACCAAAGCGCCCCCATTCACAATTTAAATGCTTGAATGGGGGTGCTTTGGGGATATAGGGAGATCTCACAGGGGTAGGTTTTTTACATTTGGGTCGGGAGTCGGGAATCGGGAATCGGGAATCGGGAATCGGGAATCGGGAAAAGCGGGAAATGGGGAGAATTATTCCGGAAATTACTGTGTATTTTGATACATATTTTTAGGAATTTATACATAGCGATGCAGCGCGGTCTTGGGGAGGCAGTGCGGTCTTGGGGGTTCCCCCCATGAGCAACTGCCGTGGTTTCCCCCATGAGCGACTGCATCAAGACAATCAAAGTACATACTTGCCCCTTTGTAAAAAACCTACCCTTGTAAGGATAGGGAGATGGGGAGATCGGGAAATAGGGAGATGGGGAAATAGTAGACCGACTTTTGTACTAGTCAATCTTACTCAAATTTAAATGCATATTAGGTTAGCCGCTAACCAACGGTATTTCTTGACAATTTGAAATTTGTAAAGATTATATGA includes:
- a CDS encoding glycosyltransferase family 2 protein, whose amino-acid sequence is MEISLIKQGQLNAQNWSGTDITPDVSVVVPIYNEVESLPHLIDAIASSLTDTQLSYELICVDDGSTDGSTQLLKEQVLSRTDLRGVILRRNYGQTAAMAAGFNYARGRAIVTLDGDLQNDPADIPMLLAKLEEGYDLVSGWRKNRQDAAVTRLLPSKIANWLIGRTTGVKLHDYGCSLKAYRSELVADMNLYGELHRFLPALAYIEGARISELPVRHHARRYGSSKYGLGRTFRVLMDLLTIFFMKKFLTRPMHVFGLLGLSSLGTGIIIGAYLTILKLGLNQEIGDRPLLILAVLLISTGVQLFSLGLLGELLMRTYHESQGRPIYRVREVVSSNVEQP